A DNA window from Gasterosteus aculeatus chromosome 16, fGasAcu3.hap1.1, whole genome shotgun sequence contains the following coding sequences:
- the LOC120834383 gene encoding olfactory receptor 11A1-like gives MDNRLNVTYITFGGHVEVQKYGCLYFVIMFTVFILVMSSNATIVCIIIIKKNLHEPMYIFIAALLINSVLFSTVIYPKLLIDFLSDEQIISYPACLFQWFSYYWLGGSDFFLLSVMAYDRYVSICNPLKYTTIMQKITVNIFLFSAWILPACLMSVALLLNAREQICTFHLKGILCNSTVLTLQCVSSRTLNIYGLVVFVTVLLLPFLFILFTYSRILVVSYRCRGVRRRAAQTCFPHLLVLINFSCLTSCDVLIPRLELESPKIVRLIMTLQFVIYHPLFNPIIYGLKMRRIYDHLKKLLCRMV, from the coding sequence ATGGATAATAGATTAAATGTGACTTATATAACGTTTGGTGGGCATGTGGAAGTGCAAAAATATGGatgtctttattttgtgatcatGTTTACGGTGTTTATTTTAGTGATGAGCAGTAATGCCACTATTGTTTGCAtcataattattaaaaaaaacctgcatgagccaatgtacattttcattgcagctCTATTAATCAactctgttcttttcagcactgtTATCTACCCAAAGCTTTTGATTGACTTTTTATCAGATGAACAGATCATATCTTATCCAGCATGTCTCTTCCAGTGGTTTTCATATTACTGGTTAGGAGGTTcagatttctttctcttgtctgttatggcctatgacagatatgtgtCTATATGTAACCCTCTGAAATATACAACCATCATGCAAAAAATAACTGTTAATATTTTCCTGTTTTCTGCTTGGATTCTGCCTGCTTGTTTAATGTCAGTAGCATTATTACTAAATGCTAGAGAACAAATCtgtacatttcatttgaagGGAATACTTTGCAACAGCACAGTTCTAACACTTCAGTGTGTTAGTTCAAGAACACTGAATATATATGGCTTGGTTGTTTTTGTTACTGTTTTacttctcccttttctcttcaTACTTTTCACATACAGCAGGATACTTGTAGTATCGTATCGATGTAGAGGAGTCAGGAGAAGAGCTGCACAGACCTGTTTTCCCCATCTGCTGGTTCTAATCAACTTTTCCTGTTTAACTTCATGTGATGTGCTAATTCCTCGACTAGAACTTGAATCTCCAAAAATTGTACGTTTGATTATGACCTTACAATTTGTGATTTACCATcctctttttaatccaatcatTTATGGACTAAAAATGAGGAGAATTTATGATCACCTTAAGAAGCTCCTCTGCAGAATGGTGTAG
- the LOC144388787 gene encoding olfactory receptor 11A1-like — MDYRLNVTYIAFGGHVEVHKYRYLYFVIMFTVYILIISSNLTIVCIIMIHKNLHEPMYIFIAALLINSVFFSTAIYPKLLVDFLSEKQIISYPACLFQWFSYYWLVVSDFFLLSIMAYDRYVSICNPLQYTTIMQKHTVTIFLIFAWILPAGFFLVVLLLSAKKEICKYHLKGILCNSTVLTLHCVRSTILNVYGLFLFVFFVILPVLFILFTYSRILVVSYRCRGVRRRAAQTCLPHLLVLINFSCFTTYDVLLSRLELNSSKIVSLIMALQVVIYHPLFNPIIYGLKMRRIYDHLKKLFC, encoded by the coding sequence ATGGATTATAGATTAAATGTGACTTATATAGCTTTTGGTGGGCATGTGGAAGTGCACAAATATAgatatctttattttgtgatcatgtttacggtgtatattttaataatcaGCAGTAATCTCACTATTGTGTGCATCATAATGATTCACAAAAACCTGCATGagccaatgtacattttcattgcGGCTTTGTTAATCAACTCTGTTTTTTTCAGCACTGCTATCTACCCAAAGCTTTTGGTTGACTTCttatcagaaaaacagatcatatCTTATCCAGCATGTCTCTTTCAGTGGTTTTCATATTATTGGTTAGTTGTTTCAGATTTCTTTCTATTGTCCATCATggcctatgacagatatgtgtCTATATGTAACCCTCTGCAATATACAACCATCATGCAGAAACACACTGTTaccatttttcttattttcgCTTGGATTCTGCCTGCTGGTTTCTTTTTAGTAGTATTATTACtaagtgctaaaaaagaaatttGTAAATATCATTTGAAAGGAATACTTTGCAACAGCACAGTTCTAACACTTCACTGTGTGAGATCAACAATACTGAATGTATAtggcttgtttctttttgttttttttgtaattctccCTGTGCTCTTCATACTCTTCACATACAGCAGGATACTTGTAGTATCGTATCGATGTAGAGGAGTCAGGAGAAGAGCTGCACAGACCTGTTTACCTCATCTGCTGGTTCTAATCAACTTTTCCTGTTTCACTACATATGATGTACTTCTTTCTCGACTGGAACTTAATTCTTCAAAAATTGTAAGTCTAATAATGGCTTTACAAGTTGTAATATATCACcctctttttaatccaatcatTTATGGACTAAAAATGAGGAGAATTTATGATCACCTAAAGAAACTGTTCTGCTGA